From the genome of Chloroflexota bacterium, one region includes:
- a CDS encoding CehA/McbA family metallohydrolase, whose amino-acid sequence MLWLKGNIHTHTSLSDGDALPAEAIAWYADNGFDFLSITDHNMLTVAESDRLVLIPGTEITLMDEGKPVHVNALGIHTMPALPGWQHDIARTLQAAVHAARAAGGLPMINHPNFHWAFGEAEMARVTGWTLLEIMNTSTDCNSFGGGGQPSVEAMWDGLLSRGVRVWAAATDDMHDLRKPWYGHVSPPGRGWICVRAADRTAAAILAAIELGDFYASTEVELADLTMDARGIRLAIRPAYDYAYTTQFIGRGERVLAVVHGTTPAYAASGDEGYVRARVFSSNGGWAWTQPLWVDGR is encoded by the coding sequence ATGCTGTGGCTCAAAGGCAACATCCACACCCACACCTCGCTCTCGGATGGCGATGCGCTGCCCGCCGAGGCCATCGCGTGGTACGCCGACAACGGCTTCGATTTCCTCTCCATTACCGACCACAACATGCTGACCGTCGCCGAAAGTGACCGTCTGGTGCTGATCCCGGGCACCGAGATCACGCTGATGGACGAGGGCAAGCCGGTGCACGTCAACGCGCTGGGCATCCATACGATGCCCGCGTTGCCCGGCTGGCAGCATGATATCGCGCGCACCCTGCAGGCCGCGGTGCATGCGGCGCGCGCGGCGGGCGGCCTGCCGATGATCAATCATCCCAACTTCCACTGGGCGTTCGGCGAGGCCGAGATGGCGCGCGTCACGGGCTGGACGCTGCTGGAAATCATGAACACGAGCACCGACTGCAACAGCTTCGGCGGCGGCGGCCAGCCGTCGGTCGAAGCGATGTGGGATGGCCTATTGAGCCGTGGCGTGCGTGTTTGGGCCGCCGCGACGGACGACATGCACGACCTGCGCAAGCCGTGGTACGGCCACGTCTCGCCGCCGGGGCGCGGCTGGATCTGCGTGCGCGCGGCCGATCGCACGGCGGCGGCGATTCTTGCCGCCATCGAGTTGGGCGACTTCTACGCCTCGACCGAAGTCGAGCTGGCCGATCTGACGATGGATGCGCGCGGCATCCGGCTGGCGATTCGCCCGGCGTACGACTACGCCTACACCACGCAGTTCATCGGGCGCGGAGAGCGCGTGCTGGCCGTGGTGCACGGCACGACGCCGGCGTACGCGGCGAGCGGTGATGAGGGCTATGTGCGCGCCCGGGTGTTCTCCAGCAATGGCGGCTGGGCCTGGACTCAGCCGCTCTGGGTGGACGGCCGGTAG
- a CDS encoding cyclic nucleotide-binding domain-containing protein, whose protein sequence is MVDIKRLRRFKFLDVLDDAELEPWLDKFGEESRPRNEVIFREGETAERFYLVESGQLSANCNVPGGQQFLGYYVAGDVFGATSLVESTPRRETVDAVSQVSLLFLARADFLEFYNEYPEIQREIDAGIVQRSKRRLAEFPSKRAEEALVHSTHRHALWLITRIAAWSAFFIPATIALVAFGGQVLLGVAAGAAAVYVLGLLWYTIDWQNDWFIVSSRRVLHHERTLFLFEEIEEAGLDKIQNVTSEMPNLFANLFDFGDVTIQTAAGGGRIVFDFVPRARHIRETIEAERTRMGEHARQMEISRLRQTIRRELQQEIGLGGDKPDADSLPGGVSVQGRSGILRRMFGNVHIIAPSYAHKGDQIIWRKHVLLLLRDISMPILMLTVVIAFTLYMLYSDIVGIGLLSVPATLLIAVVLTPLALFWLWYEYRDWENDIYVLTPDRLIDSERQPLWLQERVRVASLGQVQNVTFKRDTFIQNMFDYGTVLIQTAGGDSGLTFDHIPNPRRAQAFISDALERFRERERMKERQLRRREFLDWFGEYHRLLSQPHTPPDNGAGARPAPVV, encoded by the coding sequence ATGGTCGACATCAAACGCCTGCGGCGCTTCAAGTTTCTCGACGTGCTCGACGATGCGGAGCTCGAGCCGTGGCTGGACAAGTTCGGCGAGGAGTCGCGCCCGCGCAACGAGGTGATCTTCCGCGAGGGCGAGACCGCCGAGCGCTTCTACCTGGTCGAATCCGGCCAGTTGTCCGCCAACTGCAACGTGCCCGGCGGCCAGCAGTTCCTCGGCTACTACGTGGCGGGCGACGTCTTCGGGGCGACCTCGCTGGTCGAGAGCACCCCGCGCCGCGAGACGGTCGACGCCGTCAGCCAGGTGTCGCTCCTATTCCTCGCGCGCGCCGACTTCCTCGAGTTCTACAACGAATACCCCGAGATCCAGCGCGAGATCGACGCCGGCATCGTGCAGCGTTCGAAGCGGCGGCTGGCCGAATTCCCCTCCAAGCGCGCCGAGGAGGCGCTGGTGCACAGCACGCACCGGCACGCACTCTGGCTTATCACACGCATCGCGGCCTGGTCAGCGTTCTTCATCCCGGCGACCATCGCCCTGGTCGCGTTCGGCGGACAGGTACTGCTGGGCGTCGCCGCCGGCGCCGCGGCCGTATACGTGCTCGGTCTGCTCTGGTACACCATTGACTGGCAGAACGACTGGTTCATCGTCTCCAGCCGCCGCGTGCTGCATCACGAGCGCACACTCTTCCTGTTTGAGGAGATCGAGGAAGCGGGGCTCGACAAGATCCAGAACGTCACCTCGGAGATGCCGAACCTGTTCGCCAATCTGTTCGACTTCGGCGACGTGACGATCCAGACGGCCGCGGGCGGCGGGCGCATCGTGTTCGACTTCGTGCCGCGCGCGCGCCACATTCGCGAAACGATCGAGGCCGAGCGCACGCGCATGGGCGAGCACGCGCGGCAGATGGAGATCTCGCGCCTGCGCCAGACGATCCGACGCGAGCTCCAGCAGGAGATCGGGCTCGGCGGCGACAAGCCGGACGCCGACAGCCTGCCGGGCGGCGTCTCGGTGCAGGGGCGCTCCGGCATCCTGCGCCGGATGTTCGGCAACGTGCACATCATCGCGCCGTCCTACGCGCACAAGGGCGACCAGATCATCTGGCGCAAGCACGTGCTGCTGCTGCTGCGCGACATCAGCATGCCGATACTGATGCTGACCGTCGTGATCGCCTTCACGCTCTACATGCTGTACAGCGACATCGTCGGCATCGGCCTGCTCTCGGTGCCGGCCACCCTGCTGATCGCCGTGGTGCTGACGCCGCTCGCGCTGTTCTGGCTCTGGTACGAGTACCGCGACTGGGAGAACGACATCTACGTGCTCACGCCCGACCGCCTGATCGATTCCGAGCGTCAGCCGCTCTGGCTGCAGGAGCGCGTACGCGTGGCGAGCCTGGGGCAGGTGCAGAACGTGACGTTCAAGCGCGACACGTTCATCCAGAACATGTTCGACTACGGCACGGTGCTGATCCAGACCGCCGGCGGCGACAGCGGCCTGACGTTCGACCACATTCCGAACCCGCGCCGCGCGCAGGCGTTCATCTCCGATGCGCTGGAACGCTTCCGCGAGCGGGAGCGCATGAAAGAGCGCCAGTTGCGCCGCCGCGAGTTCCTGGACTGGTTCGGCGAGTACCACCGGTTGCTGTCGCAGCCGCACACTCCACCCGACAACGGCGCCGGCGCACGCCCGGCACCCGTGGTGTAG
- the tsaB gene encoding tRNA (adenosine(37)-N6)-threonylcarbamoyltransferase complex dimerization subunit type 1 TsaB has translation MLLAIDTATSLAGIALLDAGGPRDALQWHTERNHTVELVPHIVALLARNSIAARDIRAIAVANGPGSYTGLRIGLSVAKGCCFVSGAALIGIPTLDITAQAYPPRADAVLCAVLQAGRGRLSACLYRASADGTHWEATTRIPPGRAEDLAAILAGQRVFFAGEVDAATEQTLRATIGDAAEFAPPDDRSRDPRVLARLGWVRWQAGQSDDVNTLAPDYGDNLA, from the coding sequence ATGCTGCTTGCTATTGACACCGCCACCTCGCTTGCCGGCATCGCCCTGCTGGACGCCGGCGGACCGCGCGACGCGCTCCAGTGGCACACCGAGCGCAACCACACCGTCGAGCTCGTGCCGCACATCGTCGCGTTGCTGGCGCGCAATAGCATCGCCGCGCGCGACATCCGAGCGATCGCGGTCGCCAACGGCCCCGGCTCGTACACCGGTTTGCGCATCGGCCTCAGCGTCGCCAAAGGCTGCTGCTTTGTGAGCGGCGCGGCGCTGATTGGCATCCCGACGCTCGATATTACGGCACAGGCGTACCCGCCGCGTGCCGACGCGGTGCTGTGCGCCGTCCTGCAGGCTGGGCGCGGGCGGCTGTCGGCGTGCCTCTACCGCGCCAGCGCCGACGGCACGCACTGGGAAGCCACCACTCGCATCCCGCCCGGACGCGCCGAGGATCTGGCGGCCATTCTGGCCGGTCAGCGCGTGTTTTTTGCGGGCGAGGTTGACGCGGCCACTGAGCAGACGCTGCGCGCGACGATCGGCGACGCGGCAGAGTTCGCGCCGCCGGACGATCGCAGCCGCGACCCGCGCGTGCTGGCGCGCCTCGGCTGGGTGCGCTGGCAGGCCGGGCAGAGCGACGACGTCAACACGCTGGCGCCCGACTACGGGGACAACCTGGCGTAG
- the rimI gene encoding ribosomal protein S18-alanine N-acetyltransferase: MIDLSGLPYVIEPMRVEDVDAIMVIEHEAFTEPWPASAYRHEIAKNEMAHYYLVRERPGKDGLPRPTVIAYGGIWLMVDDAHISTIATRREWRGCGVGELLLAAIIAESRAMGAERMTLEVRVSNTVAQNLYRKYGFNVEGRRKRYYSDNKEDALIMTTPRITSEAYQVMFEGLVGRLRERLAAGG; encoded by the coding sequence ATGATCGACCTGAGCGGGCTGCCCTACGTTATCGAGCCGATGCGCGTCGAGGACGTCGATGCGATCATGGTGATCGAGCACGAGGCGTTCACTGAGCCGTGGCCTGCCAGCGCGTACCGGCACGAGATCGCGAAGAACGAGATGGCGCACTACTACCTCGTGCGTGAGCGGCCGGGCAAGGACGGTTTGCCGCGTCCAACGGTGATCGCCTACGGCGGCATCTGGCTGATGGTGGACGACGCGCACATCAGCACGATCGCGACGCGGCGCGAGTGGCGCGGGTGCGGCGTGGGCGAACTGCTGCTGGCGGCGATCATTGCGGAATCGCGCGCGATGGGCGCGGAGCGCATGACGCTGGAGGTGCGCGTCAGCAACACGGTCGCGCAAAACCTGTACCGCAAGTACGGCTTCAACGTCGAGGGGCGGCGCAAGCGCTACTACAGCGACAACAAGGAAGACGCGTTGATCATGACGACGCCCCGGATCACCAGCGAGGCGTACCAGGTGATGTTTGAGGGGTTGGTCGGGCGGCTAAGGGAACGGCTGGCGGCAGGCGGGTAA
- a CDS encoding metallophosphoesterase family protein, whose protein sequence is MRIGIISDIHANSVALERVLQVMGPVDTLWCLGDVVGYGPNPNESIERLLALPNMEVCLTGNHDWAVLGKLDLNDFNPDARQAALWTREQLTPASERFLDERPGKVVRDAEFTLAHASPRQPIWEYITSVPLARANFPQFDTPVCLVGHTHVPAIYALDAKGIVHDELPTDGGKLNLRDGRRYIVNPGSVGQPRDSDPRAAYAIFDSDSGDFYFHRTEYDIVETQRRMTAAQMPVRLIMRLNFGW, encoded by the coding sequence ATGCGAATCGGCATTATTTCAGACATTCACGCGAACTCCGTCGCGCTGGAACGCGTCCTGCAGGTCATGGGCCCGGTGGACACGCTCTGGTGCCTCGGTGACGTCGTCGGCTACGGGCCCAACCCCAACGAGTCGATCGAGCGCCTGCTGGCCCTCCCGAACATGGAGGTCTGCCTGACTGGCAACCATGACTGGGCGGTGCTCGGCAAGCTCGACCTGAACGACTTCAACCCGGACGCGCGCCAGGCCGCGCTCTGGACCCGCGAGCAGTTGACCCCGGCGAGTGAGCGCTTCCTCGACGAGCGGCCGGGCAAGGTCGTGCGCGATGCGGAGTTCACGCTGGCGCATGCCAGCCCGCGCCAGCCAATCTGGGAGTACATCACCTCCGTGCCGCTGGCGCGCGCGAACTTCCCGCAGTTCGATACGCCGGTCTGCCTCGTCGGGCACACCCATGTGCCGGCCATCTACGCGCTCGACGCCAAAGGCATCGTGCACGACGAGCTGCCGACCGATGGCGGCAAGCTCAACCTGCGCGACGGGCGGCGGTACATCGTCAACCCCGGCAGCGTCGGGCAGCCGCGCGACAGCGACCCGCGCGCCGCGTACGCCATCTTCGACAGCGACAGCGGCGACTTTTATTTCCACCGCACCGAGTACGACATCGTGGAAACGCAGCGGCGAATGACCGCCGCGCAGATGCCGGTGCGGCTGATCATGCGGCTGAACTTCGGCTGGTAA
- a CDS encoding sodium-translocating pyrophosphatase: protein MGFYLTIVPVVSVIALAFVGWLAYDVLRRDTGTPEMLEVHRTINEGAVAFLRRQYTTIGILAVVTSVIIGVLIAGLEKFPEVAAYRNNQIGLGVLTGVAFLVGAAASALSGIIGMFVAVKSNVRVASAARQGVGPALQVALRGGAVSGFLVVTLSLIGVFIMFVAFGGIDHPGDAPFLIVGTGFGASFVALFAQLGGGIYTKAADVGADLVGKVEANVPEDDPRNAGVVADLVGDNVGDCAGRGADLFESTVAENIGAMILGVAIFVKTQRVEWIFFPLVVRALGVIASMVGLLAVRYNKGEEPMNALFRGYAVAAVLSAVAMGLVTNMMLGDAWLPLFAAGLVGILAAIAFVLITMYYTEARFRPVQEIADASKTGVATNIISGLAVAFENTAAPVIGIGIALLASYYLGTLTADTLKVTPAVAGIFGTAVATMGMLMTAAYVLAMDTFGPIVDNAGGIVEMSNAPKEVRDGTDALDSAGNTTKALTKGYAIGSAALAAFLLFSAYLDKVGLVRAAEQGIDPNSPQGVAINAAAHVVNLGDVRVFVGALIGAMLVFLFSAFAIRAVSNVAQEIIKEVRRQFKEIPGLLEGKPGAKADYARCVDITTRGALKAMVLPGVLAVGTPIVVGILLRAEAAAGLLMVGTMSGILLATVMNNGGGAWDNAKKFIEAGNLGGKGSDAHKASVVGDTVGDPFKDTAGPSLHVLIKLLATITLVLAPLFI from the coding sequence ATGGGTTTCTACCTTACTATCGTGCCGGTGGTCTCTGTGATCGCGCTGGCATTCGTGGGCTGGCTGGCCTACGATGTGCTGCGGCGCGACACCGGGACCCCCGAGATGTTGGAAGTGCATCGCACGATCAACGAAGGCGCCGTCGCGTTCTTGCGCCGGCAGTATACGACGATCGGCATCCTGGCCGTCGTCACGTCGGTGATTATCGGCGTCCTGATCGCCGGGCTTGAGAAGTTCCCCGAAGTCGCGGCCTACCGGAACAACCAGATTGGGCTGGGCGTCCTGACCGGCGTTGCGTTCCTGGTCGGCGCGGCCGCCTCGGCGCTGAGCGGTATCATCGGCATGTTCGTGGCGGTCAAGTCGAACGTGCGCGTGGCCAGCGCCGCGCGCCAGGGCGTCGGCCCGGCGCTGCAGGTGGCGCTGCGCGGCGGCGCGGTGTCCGGCTTCCTCGTCGTGACGCTCTCGCTGATCGGCGTCTTCATCATGTTCGTGGCGTTCGGCGGCATCGACCATCCGGGCGATGCGCCGTTCCTGATCGTCGGCACCGGCTTCGGCGCGTCGTTCGTCGCGCTGTTCGCGCAGCTCGGCGGCGGCATCTACACCAAGGCCGCCGATGTCGGCGCGGACCTGGTCGGCAAGGTCGAAGCGAACGTGCCGGAAGACGACCCGCGCAATGCGGGCGTCGTGGCTGACCTGGTGGGCGACAACGTCGGCGACTGCGCCGGCCGTGGCGCCGACCTGTTCGAGTCGACCGTCGCCGAGAACATCGGCGCGATGATCCTGGGCGTGGCCATCTTTGTCAAGACGCAGCGCGTCGAGTGGATCTTCTTCCCGCTGGTTGTGCGCGCGCTGGGCGTGATCGCCTCGATGGTCGGCCTGCTGGCCGTGCGCTACAACAAGGGCGAAGAGCCGATGAACGCGCTCTTCCGCGGCTACGCCGTGGCGGCCGTGCTCTCCGCCGTGGCGATGGGCCTCGTGACCAACATGATGCTGGGCGATGCCTGGCTGCCGCTCTTTGCGGCGGGCCTGGTCGGCATCCTGGCCGCGATCGCGTTCGTGCTGATCACGATGTACTACACCGAGGCGCGTTTCCGCCCGGTGCAGGAAATCGCCGACGCCAGCAAGACCGGCGTGGCGACCAACATTATCAGCGGCCTGGCCGTGGCGTTTGAGAACACCGCCGCGCCGGTCATCGGCATCGGCATCGCGCTGCTGGCCTCGTATTATCTCGGCACGCTGACGGCTGATACGCTGAAGGTCACGCCGGCCGTCGCCGGTATCTTCGGCACCGCCGTGGCGACCATGGGCATGCTGATGACCGCCGCGTACGTGCTGGCGATGGACACCTTCGGCCCGATCGTGGACAACGCGGGCGGCATCGTCGAGATGTCGAACGCGCCGAAGGAAGTGCGCGACGGCACCGACGCGCTCGACTCGGCCGGCAACACGACCAAGGCGCTGACCAAGGGCTATGCCATTGGCTCGGCTGCGCTGGCCGCTTTCCTGCTGTTCAGCGCCTACCTGGACAAGGTCGGCCTGGTGCGCGCCGCGGAACAGGGCATCGACCCGAACTCGCCGCAGGGCGTCGCGATCAACGCCGCCGCGCACGTCGTCAATCTGGGCGATGTGCGGGTGTTCGTCGGCGCGCTGATCGGCGCCATGCTCGTCTTCCTCTTCTCGGCGTTCGCGATTCGCGCGGTGAGCAACGTGGCGCAGGAGATCATCAAGGAAGTGCGCCGCCAGTTCAAGGAGATCCCGGGCCTGCTGGAAGGCAAGCCGGGCGCCAAGGCCGACTACGCCCGTTGCGTGGACATCACCACGCGCGGCGCGTTGAAGGCGATGGTGCTGCCGGGTGTCCTGGCGGTGGGCACGCCGATTGTGGTCGGCATCCTGCTGCGCGCCGAGGCGGCTGCGGGCCTGCTGATGGTCGGCACGATGAGCGGTATCCTGCTCGCCACCGTGATGAACAACGGCGGCGGCGCCTGGGACAACGCCAAGAAGTTCATTGAGGCGGGCAACCTGGGCGGCAAAGGCTCGGACGCGCACAAGGCGTCCGTGGTGGGCGACACGGTCGGCGATCCGTTCAAGGACACCGCTGGCCCGTCGCTGCACGTGCTGATCAAGCTGCTGGCGACGATTACGCTGGTGCTCGCGCCGCTGTTTATCTAG
- a CDS encoding DUF4349 domain-containing protein, producing the protein MKNTLLKMVGVLLLAALALSACGAAATPSYMPGPAAESRAADGSTTTAGAPNSKALPSNAPAQAPAPGQPSTGSAAVSDRLIIKTATIALIVKNTEQAFDSIKTQTAAFGGFVSDSSTVRIDKDRVRITATVRVPADKYDEAIKAFKKDVIRVNNEKLGGQDVTEEYTDLNARLRNLEATEKELLALMTTVRERMQKAEDILAVQREINNVRGQIEQLKARIQFLDRSVSLATITVSLDSETPEAPVTQEGWDPLRVARDALRGLVSTMQGLVNLAIYLLIFVAPVLLVIFLPLYGLWRLWRRSRKPKAPKA; encoded by the coding sequence ATGAAGAATACGCTGCTGAAAATGGTTGGCGTGCTGCTGCTGGCGGCGCTGGCGCTTAGCGCATGCGGCGCGGCCGCCACGCCAAGCTACATGCCGGGCCCCGCCGCCGAATCGCGGGCCGCCGACGGCTCAACCACGACCGCCGGCGCGCCCAATAGCAAGGCGCTGCCGTCCAACGCGCCGGCTCAGGCGCCCGCGCCGGGCCAGCCCAGCACGGGCAGCGCCGCCGTGTCCGACCGGCTGATCATCAAGACGGCGACGATCGCGCTGATCGTGAAGAACACGGAGCAGGCGTTCGACAGCATCAAGACGCAGACCGCCGCGTTCGGCGGGTTCGTGTCGGACTCCAGCACGGTGCGGATTGACAAGGATCGCGTGCGCATCACGGCAACGGTCCGCGTGCCCGCCGACAAGTACGACGAGGCGATCAAGGCGTTCAAGAAGGACGTGATTCGGGTCAACAACGAGAAGCTCGGCGGGCAGGATGTGACCGAGGAGTACACCGACCTGAACGCCCGCCTGCGCAACCTGGAGGCGACGGAGAAAGAACTGCTGGCGCTGATGACGACCGTGCGCGAGCGGATGCAGAAGGCGGAGGACATCCTCGCCGTCCAGCGCGAGATCAACAATGTGCGCGGTCAGATCGAGCAGTTGAAGGCGCGCATCCAGTTCCTCGATCGCTCAGTCTCGCTGGCGACGATCACGGTCTCGCTGGATTCGGAGACGCCGGAAGCGCCGGTGACACAGGAAGGCTGGGACCCGCTGCGCGTGGCGCGCGATGCCCTGCGCGGGCTGGTGAGCACGATGCAGGGTCTGGTCAACCTGGCGATCTACCTGCTGATCTTTGTGGCGCCGGTCCTGCTGGTCATCTTCCTGCCGCTGTACGGGTTGTGGCGGCTGTGGCGGCGGTCTCGCAAGCCGAAGGCGCCGAAGGCGTAG
- the tsaE gene encoding tRNA (adenosine(37)-N6)-threonylcarbamoyltransferase complex ATPase subunit type 1 TsaE, which translates to MTATWVTRTQSAAETQALAARIAPLLQAGDVLWLSGDLGSGKTTFTQGLGRALGITQPIVSPTFVLIREYAGRLPLYHIDLYRLDNPREALNLGLRDYLDGEGVCVIEWAERFDARGDLPGLHIRIEPDAGSGRAFDFAASGPRAAQLLAQIAAD; encoded by the coding sequence GTGACTGCCACCTGGGTTACCCGCACGCAGAGCGCCGCCGAAACGCAGGCGCTGGCCGCGCGCATCGCCCCGCTGCTGCAAGCCGGCGACGTGCTGTGGCTCTCCGGCGACCTCGGCAGCGGCAAAACGACCTTCACACAGGGGCTCGGCCGCGCGCTGGGCATCACCCAGCCGATCGTCAGCCCGACCTTCGTACTCATCCGCGAGTACGCCGGGCGGCTGCCGCTCTACCATATCGACCTGTACCGGCTCGACAACCCGCGCGAGGCGCTCAATCTCGGCCTGCGCGACTACCTGGACGGCGAGGGTGTCTGCGTGATCGAGTGGGCCGAGCGGTTCGATGCGCGCGGCGACCTGCCCGGCCTGCACATCCGCATCGAGCCGGACGCCGGGAGCGGGCGCGCCTTCGATTTCGCCGCGTCGGGACCGCGCGCCGCGCAACTGCTCGCACAGATCGCCGCCGACTGA